Proteins encoded within one genomic window of Brachybacterium avium:
- the proC gene encoding pyrroline-5-carboxylate reductase: protein MTDATQPSSPVIPHPGQGAPRPCRRSLIGNLLRGALIGVVETVPGVSGGTVALVTGIYDELIDSGHHVTAAVRVLVTGPQRVPAARKQLAAVSWRLVIPLLIGMAVAVLTVAGPIGQLVETYPQAMRALFLGLVAGSVLVPVRLSGGRWRLPELLLFAAGALGGLALTSLPTTALAPSPWIVAPAAAIAVCALVLPGVSGSFLLLSLGLYQPTLQAVDERDLGYIAWFGLWALVGLVVIVRLMRHLLLRHHRGTMVVLAGVMIGALRSLWPWQTTDGSLLPRAPAGSACSGSPWPGCSSCSCWSCSRSAGSPLCRLDPAAPPTTDPTARTLGRMDDTTAQTQDPDAAQPSGPDLAAVTVAVIGAGNMGGPVAATMLDAGVRPDRLRIANTSADSSRRAAEQVGATAADSRQDALADADVVVLGVKPYQILDLITELRDLIPADAVMISLAAGTTLAQLEDTLAAGRAVVRAMPNTPISVGEGAVGLMRGSSVTDAQHQLIHALFARAGVAVDITEEQVHAFIGAAGSLAGFAFAIIEAMTEEAVRQGLRRDLADSLVQQTMRGAATMLLESGVHPAVAKAGVCSPGGTTAEGYAALEREGVRAGLAAAMDAAARRSRELTS from the coding sequence ATGACGGATGCCACCCAGCCCAGCAGCCCCGTCATCCCGCACCCGGGGCAGGGAGCCCCCCGCCCCTGCCGCCGCTCGCTGATCGGCAACCTGCTCCGAGGTGCGCTGATCGGGGTCGTGGAGACCGTGCCCGGTGTCAGCGGTGGCACGGTCGCGCTGGTCACCGGGATCTACGACGAGCTGATCGACTCAGGCCACCACGTCACCGCCGCAGTCCGTGTCCTGGTCACCGGTCCGCAGCGGGTACCGGCCGCGCGGAAGCAGCTCGCGGCCGTCTCCTGGCGCCTGGTGATCCCGCTGCTGATCGGGATGGCGGTGGCGGTGCTCACCGTCGCCGGTCCGATCGGCCAGCTGGTGGAGACCTACCCGCAAGCCATGCGTGCCCTGTTCCTCGGGCTCGTGGCCGGGTCCGTGCTGGTGCCGGTGAGGCTGTCCGGCGGGAGATGGCGACTGCCCGAGCTCCTCCTCTTCGCGGCCGGTGCGCTCGGAGGACTGGCGCTCACCTCGCTGCCGACCACGGCGCTCGCACCGAGCCCGTGGATCGTCGCCCCGGCGGCCGCGATCGCGGTGTGCGCACTCGTCCTGCCGGGCGTCTCGGGATCGTTCCTGCTGCTGAGCCTCGGCCTCTACCAGCCCACGCTGCAGGCCGTGGACGAGCGGGACCTGGGATATATCGCCTGGTTCGGCCTCTGGGCCCTGGTGGGCCTGGTCGTGATCGTGCGCCTGATGCGGCACCTGCTGCTCCGCCATCATCGCGGCACCATGGTGGTGCTGGCCGGCGTGATGATCGGGGCGCTGCGCAGCCTGTGGCCCTGGCAGACGACGGACGGCTCCCTGCTCCCCCGAGCGCCGGCTGGATCGGCCTGCTCGGGATCGCCGTGGCCGGGGTGCTCCTCGTGCAGCTGCTGGTCCTGTTCGAGAAGCGCAGGATCACCGCTGTGCAGACTCGACCCGGCCGCGCCGCCGACAACTGACCCCACCGCCCGTACCCTGGGACGCATGGACGACACCACTGCTCAGACCCAGGACCCCGACGCCGCACAGCCCTCGGGGCCGGACCTCGCCGCGGTGACGGTCGCCGTGATCGGCGCCGGCAACATGGGCGGGCCGGTCGCGGCGACCATGCTCGACGCCGGGGTGCGGCCCGACCGCCTGCGGATCGCCAACACCAGTGCGGACAGCAGCCGCCGCGCCGCCGAACAGGTCGGCGCCACCGCCGCGGACTCGCGCCAGGACGCGCTCGCGGACGCCGATGTCGTGGTCCTCGGGGTCAAGCCGTACCAGATCCTCGACCTGATCACCGAGCTGCGGGACCTGATCCCCGCCGACGCCGTGATGATCTCCCTGGCCGCCGGGACCACCCTCGCACAGCTCGAGGACACCCTCGCGGCGGGCCGCGCCGTGGTGCGGGCGATGCCGAACACGCCGATCTCGGTGGGGGAGGGCGCCGTGGGCCTGATGCGCGGCAGCTCCGTCACCGATGCCCAGCACCAGCTGATCCATGCGCTGTTCGCCCGGGCCGGCGTCGCGGTGGACATCACCGAGGAGCAGGTCCACGCCTTCATCGGTGCCGCCGGATCGCTCGCCGGGTTCGCCTTCGCGATCATCGAGGCGATGACCGAGGAGGCCGTCCGCCAGGGGCTGAGGCGCGACCTCGCCGATTCCCTCGTCCAGCAGACGATGCGCGGAGCGGCGACCATGCTGCTGGAATCGGGAGTGCACCCCGCCGTCGCGAAGGCCGGGGTGTGCAGTCCCGGCGGCACCACCGCCGAGGGCTACGCCGCACTCGAGCGCGAGGGCGTGCGGGCCGGGCTGGCCGCGGCGATGGACGCCGCCGCCCGCAGGTCACGCGAGCTCACGAGTTGA
- a CDS encoding DUF4011 domain-containing protein, which translates to MWSFLRGKKRSERPGEDAAARHDALSALASERREDRAGAARAAADQRAAAPDSAGHGADADASRAGSGPSRATGGYEVVLDPHAEEIGAGIAPGQDEDDLPATPREHRPLSREDRVADALDRWSQQITGGVHAPSFLTQIRAGGVVLDLTHSHPSGLAQLLAGRGPTRLSSLVREVGALADARAHARSIREIAERHAEEVGLTTCHLGIGEAIWYPEDGSAPIHAPVLVRPITLRLRGNAREDVDLEVDATADLNPVLLRALREAGVAVDARALLATTDGAHGFDPNPVLDAFRSLGQPLPGFRVLHALVVGNLMDAAGSVAEDLDADLGGWAASPLVAALAGDESARAVVRGQEAEQEVPEIPEEELVAAVDPGHRAVLARVLAGQDLAVATPPGTTSLDLVIDLAEELNARGRSVLIVSQRRRNLAQLVEIAGRRDLEELVFDLSPDPSLQRNASAALLRSLRRAGSHGLGPDDIAPAELGESRDILVGHVEAMHRLQHPWDASAHEAISALAALTRLSPAPRTQVRLRADVAAQMIGAERDRFVDALREAAEVGVLTSGPEMTAWYGAPISSDTQAARAAELIDELRTDVLPQLRRACARSGGELGLTEPTTLHQLQERLALLDRVRTLLDTFQAAVFSAPLADLVAATADRRWREERGVSMGFGTRRRLRKDAGALQRPAALSPDLHHDLTEARKVADDWRRATLGEAQESAEATTTLSRPALPSDLGAVHRAAARSEKVLDELAVLLDGTTSGADLARTELSELERRVEALHADRGDLETLPRRTELLRRLSFDGLGDLVEDLRARRVDRELVGAELELAWWGSVLELIAGAEPTISQYDGTSLSQVAERFRRLDAEHVTRAAARVHAAADDTRVETMKAYPDTSRSAIAELARSSTVSIRDLAAKYEDILFAARPAWLASPYLVPQVIPRGRHFDVVVVADGGRLPTAAALPSIVRGEQTVVVGDPLEYGGDSAPSLLDDMLQIAPHAEILRDPHPAAEGLRGFAQRRALAGEVIAVPSPIAPEQDRLVMVENGRGLVTEGMEYVESTEAELRRVTDLVIEHARTRPERSLAVLTFTEDHARRLMERIMNTVSVIPALRDYFDPGANEVFTVLPAEQATAVVRDDIIVSVGFGKTPHGRLLHRFGPLSEASGRKALATVITRARGRTTVVSAIGVQDLDHARLRSDGARDLRAMLWVLQGGPDVPVIPHVAALTGSEDEIAPPEPQEARPAPATAVPEGTPVPGTPDDAEQQARGDAEMTDEDLDAAIEAAMARRSAGSPDDAGPMDGSAEDAPADEDTGSGAVAAESEASAQDASEQVAEPPEADAEHAPSPEELREPRALETDALVQDLADRLFRLGLLVERDFGLSGDRIELALGHPDMPGRMLLAVDTDGAHYVDTTSQRERDRLRAERLEAAGWATERVWSWALFIDPDGEAERIRRAVDRALRLVQAEESSDSPTGVGTIRHRLPRPQIPAGHPLSFYSSDDFDAVVEYICSDGRARLEEHLATEVRSFLGFEQRSVLLDVSVSSAIRRYQERQ; encoded by the coding sequence ATGTGGAGTTTCCTGCGTGGGAAGAAGCGGTCGGAGCGTCCGGGTGAGGACGCCGCCGCCCGTCATGACGCCCTGTCGGCCCTGGCGAGCGAGCGTCGTGAGGACCGGGCCGGGGCCGCACGAGCGGCCGCGGACCAGCGCGCCGCCGCCCCCGACAGTGCGGGCCACGGCGCCGACGCCGACGCCTCCCGCGCCGGCTCCGGCCCGTCGCGGGCGACCGGCGGGTACGAGGTGGTCCTGGATCCGCACGCCGAGGAGATCGGCGCCGGGATCGCGCCCGGGCAGGATGAGGACGACCTGCCGGCCACGCCGCGCGAGCATCGTCCGCTGAGCCGGGAGGACCGCGTCGCCGACGCCCTGGACCGCTGGTCCCAGCAGATCACCGGCGGGGTCCACGCCCCCTCGTTCCTCACCCAGATCCGGGCCGGGGGAGTGGTGCTGGATCTGACCCACTCCCATCCCTCGGGCCTGGCCCAGCTGCTCGCCGGTCGCGGCCCCACCCGGCTCTCCTCGCTGGTGCGGGAGGTCGGTGCACTGGCAGACGCCCGCGCCCACGCCCGCTCCATCCGGGAGATCGCCGAGCGTCACGCGGAGGAGGTGGGCCTGACCACCTGTCACCTCGGCATCGGCGAGGCGATCTGGTACCCCGAGGATGGCTCCGCCCCGATCCACGCCCCCGTGCTGGTGCGACCGATCACGCTGCGTCTGCGGGGCAACGCCCGGGAGGACGTCGACCTCGAGGTCGACGCCACCGCCGACCTCAACCCGGTGCTGCTGCGCGCTCTGCGCGAGGCCGGCGTCGCGGTCGACGCCCGCGCACTGCTGGCCACCACTGACGGCGCCCACGGCTTCGACCCCAACCCCGTCCTCGACGCCTTCCGCTCGCTCGGCCAGCCGCTGCCCGGCTTCCGCGTGCTCCACGCCCTGGTGGTCGGGAACCTGATGGACGCCGCCGGCTCCGTCGCCGAGGACCTGGATGCCGACCTGGGTGGTTGGGCCGCCTCCCCGCTGGTGGCCGCACTCGCCGGCGACGAATCTGCCCGGGCCGTGGTCCGTGGCCAGGAGGCGGAGCAGGAGGTCCCCGAGATCCCCGAGGAGGAGCTGGTCGCGGCTGTCGATCCCGGCCACCGCGCAGTGCTGGCCCGGGTGCTCGCCGGCCAGGACCTCGCCGTCGCCACCCCGCCCGGCACCACCAGCCTCGACCTCGTGATCGACCTCGCCGAGGAGCTCAACGCCCGCGGCCGCTCCGTCCTGATCGTCTCCCAGCGTCGACGCAACCTCGCCCAGCTGGTCGAGATCGCCGGCCGACGCGACCTCGAGGAGCTCGTCTTCGATCTCTCACCGGACCCGTCGCTGCAGCGCAACGCCTCCGCCGCCCTGCTGCGCAGCCTGCGCCGCGCCGGCTCCCACGGCCTGGGGCCCGATGACATCGCTCCCGCAGAACTCGGCGAGAGCCGGGACATCCTGGTGGGCCACGTCGAGGCGATGCATCGCCTCCAACATCCCTGGGACGCCTCCGCGCACGAGGCGATCTCCGCACTGGCAGCGCTGACGCGGCTGAGCCCGGCACCGCGCACGCAGGTGCGCCTGCGGGCCGACGTCGCCGCCCAGATGATCGGCGCCGAACGGGATCGCTTCGTCGACGCGCTGCGGGAGGCGGCCGAGGTCGGCGTGCTCACCAGCGGGCCGGAGATGACGGCCTGGTACGGCGCGCCCATCAGCAGCGACACCCAGGCCGCCCGCGCCGCGGAGCTGATCGATGAGCTGCGCACGGACGTGCTGCCGCAGCTGCGCCGGGCCTGTGCCCGCAGCGGCGGCGAGCTCGGTCTCACCGAGCCCACCACCCTGCACCAGCTGCAGGAGCGCCTCGCCCTGCTCGATCGGGTGCGGACCCTGCTGGACACCTTCCAGGCGGCAGTGTTCTCCGCCCCGCTGGCAGACCTCGTCGCCGCCACCGCGGACCGACGCTGGCGCGAGGAGCGCGGCGTGTCCATGGGCTTCGGCACGCGGCGGCGCCTGCGCAAGGACGCCGGCGCGCTGCAGCGCCCGGCTGCGCTGTCCCCGGATCTCCACCACGACCTCACCGAGGCGAGGAAGGTCGCCGATGACTGGCGGCGGGCGACGCTCGGGGAGGCGCAGGAATCCGCCGAGGCCACCACGACGCTCTCGCGCCCCGCACTGCCCAGCGACCTCGGCGCCGTCCATCGCGCCGCGGCCCGCTCCGAGAAGGTGCTCGACGAGCTCGCCGTGCTGCTGGACGGCACGACCTCGGGCGCGGACCTCGCCCGCACCGAGCTGAGCGAGCTCGAGCGACGCGTCGAGGCCCTGCATGCCGACCGCGGTGATCTCGAGACCCTCCCGCGCCGCACCGAGCTGCTGCGCCGCCTCAGCTTCGACGGGCTCGGGGACCTGGTCGAGGATCTCCGCGCCCGCCGCGTGGACCGCGAGCTGGTCGGCGCCGAGCTCGAGCTGGCCTGGTGGGGAAGCGTCCTGGAGCTGATCGCGGGCGCGGAGCCGACCATCTCGCAGTACGACGGGACCTCGCTGTCCCAGGTGGCCGAACGGTTCCGGAGGCTGGATGCGGAGCACGTCACCCGTGCCGCCGCTCGCGTCCATGCCGCCGCCGACGACACCAGGGTCGAGACCATGAAGGCCTACCCGGACACCTCCCGCTCCGCGATCGCAGAGCTCGCCCGCTCCTCGACGGTCTCCATCCGGGACCTCGCCGCGAAGTACGAGGACATCCTGTTCGCGGCCCGCCCGGCGTGGCTCGCCTCCCCGTATCTGGTGCCTCAGGTGATCCCGCGCGGACGCCACTTCGACGTGGTCGTGGTCGCCGACGGCGGACGCCTGCCCACCGCCGCCGCCCTGCCCTCGATCGTCCGCGGGGAGCAGACCGTCGTGGTCGGGGACCCGCTCGAGTACGGCGGGGACTCCGCGCCCAGCCTGCTGGACGACATGCTGCAGATCGCCCCGCACGCCGAGATCCTGCGGGATCCGCACCCCGCCGCCGAGGGGCTGCGGGGCTTCGCCCAGCGGCGCGCCCTGGCCGGCGAGGTCATCGCCGTTCCCAGCCCCATCGCCCCCGAGCAGGATCGCCTGGTCATGGTCGAGAACGGGCGGGGCCTGGTCACCGAGGGCATGGAGTACGTCGAGAGCACGGAGGCCGAGCTGCGCCGGGTGACCGATCTGGTGATCGAGCACGCCCGCACCCGTCCCGAGCGTTCCTTGGCGGTGCTGACCTTCACCGAGGATCATGCTCGCCGGCTGATGGAGCGGATCATGAACACCGTCTCGGTGATCCCGGCCCTGCGCGACTACTTCGATCCCGGCGCGAACGAGGTCTTCACCGTCCTGCCGGCGGAGCAGGCCACCGCCGTCGTGCGGGATGACATCATCGTCTCGGTCGGTTTCGGCAAGACTCCGCACGGGCGGCTGCTGCACCGCTTCGGCCCCCTCTCCGAGGCGAGCGGACGCAAGGCCCTGGCCACCGTGATCACCCGTGCCCGCGGCCGCACCACCGTGGTCTCCGCGATCGGGGTGCAGGACCTCGACCATGCCCGGCTGCGCTCCGACGGTGCCCGCGACCTGCGCGCCATGCTCTGGGTGCTCCAGGGCGGCCCCGATGTCCCAGTGATCCCGCACGTCGCCGCGCTCACCGGCAGCGAGGACGAGATCGCCCCGCCCGAGCCGCAGGAGGCGCGGCCCGCCCCCGCCACCGCGGTCCCGGAGGGAACGCCGGTTCCCGGCACGCCCGACGATGCGGAGCAGCAGGCCCGGGGCGATGCGGAGATGACGGACGAGGACCTGGACGCGGCGATCGAGGCCGCCATGGCCCGCCGCTCCGCCGGCTCCCCGGACGATGCCGGCCCCATGGACGGCTCCGCCGAGGACGCTCCCGCCGACGAGGACACTGGATCCGGCGCCGTGGCCGCGGAGTCCGAGGCGTCCGCGCAGGACGCGAGCGAACAGGTGGCGGAGCCGCCGGAGGCGGACGCGGAGCATGCGCCGTCGCCCGAGGAGCTCCGTGAGCCGCGCGCCCTGGAGACCGACGCCCTGGTGCAGGACCTCGCCGATCGCCTCTTCCGCCTCGGCCTGCTGGTCGAGCGCGACTTCGGGCTCTCCGGCGACCGGATCGAGCTGGCGCTCGGCCACCCGGACATGCCCGGCCGGATGCTGCTGGCCGTGGACACCGACGGCGCGCACTACGTCGACACCACCAGCCAGCGCGAGCGCGACCGGCTGCGGGCCGAGCGACTCGAGGCCGCGGGCTGGGCCACCGAGCGGGTATGGTCCTGGGCGCTGTTCATCGACCCCGACGGCGAGGCCGAGCGGATCCGGCGCGCCGTGGACCGGGCGCTGCGCCTGGTCCAGGCGGAGGAGAGCTCGGATTCCCCGACGGGGGTGGGCACCATCCGCCATCGTCTGCCCAGGCCCCAGATCCCCGCCGGTCACCCGCTGTCCTTCTACTCCAGCGACGACTTCGATGCGGTGGTGGAGTACATCTGCTCCGACGGCCGTGCCCGCCTCGAGGAGCACCTGGCCACCGAGGTGCGCAGCTTCCTCGGCTTCGAGCAGCGCTCGGTGCTGCTGGACGTCTCCGTCTCCAGCGCCATCCGTCGCTACCAGGAACGCCAATGA
- a CDS encoding DeoR/GlpR family DNA-binding transcription regulator — protein MDRSARWDHVLTLLASTKRLSVADVARELGVSESTVRRDFMEMERAQLARRTHGGIVAVDVAYSLATVPRSADEDSAQRERIAERAAVMVEPGQIIGFNGGRTTTATARRAVARPDIDSRDGTPGLTVVCAALNIATEAVLRPSVRTVVLGGVAEPYSFELTGPLATATMRDLWLDTMFVGTVGLDLHAGLTCNSDAEAGVTRIMIGHSRRVVGLATADKIGHRALAGICPVSVLTDLVITGPVPDALRAHLEESSVRLHEV, from the coding sequence ATGGATCGCAGCGCCCGGTGGGACCACGTGCTCACCCTGCTCGCCTCGACCAAGCGCCTCAGCGTCGCCGACGTCGCACGGGAGCTGGGGGTCAGCGAGTCCACCGTCCGGCGCGACTTCATGGAGATGGAGCGCGCCCAGCTCGCGCGGCGCACCCATGGCGGGATCGTCGCGGTCGACGTCGCCTACTCCCTGGCGACCGTGCCCCGCAGCGCCGACGAGGACTCCGCGCAGCGTGAGCGTATCGCCGAACGGGCGGCCGTGATGGTCGAGCCCGGCCAGATCATCGGCTTCAACGGCGGCCGCACCACCACCGCGACTGCACGCCGCGCCGTGGCCCGCCCCGACATCGATTCCCGGGACGGCACCCCCGGGCTGACGGTCGTCTGCGCGGCCCTGAACATCGCCACCGAGGCCGTGCTGCGCCCTTCGGTGCGCACGGTCGTCCTCGGTGGCGTCGCCGAGCCGTACTCCTTCGAGCTGACCGGCCCGCTCGCCACCGCCACCATGCGCGATCTCTGGCTGGACACCATGTTCGTCGGCACCGTCGGGCTCGATCTCCATGCCGGACTGACCTGCAACTCCGATGCGGAGGCGGGGGTCACCCGGATCATGATCGGTCACTCCCGCCGGGTGGTGGGGCTCGCCACCGCCGACAAGATCGGCCACCGTGCGCTCGCCGGCATCTGCCCGGTCTCGGTGCTCACCGACCTGGTGATCACCGGCCCCGTCCCGGACGCGCTCCGCGCCCATCTCGAGGAGTCCTCGGTACGGCTGCACGAAGTCTGA
- a CDS encoding antitoxin, whose protein sequence is MGFDDALNKAKSLASENPEQAEQMLDAAGEQIKDRTPDNVDGQVDKGVDAARDKFGLGGEDDKDKDD, encoded by the coding sequence ATGGGTTTCGATGACGCGCTGAACAAGGCCAAGAGTCTCGCCTCCGAGAACCCCGAGCAGGCCGAGCAGATGCTCGACGCCGCGGGTGAGCAGATCAAGGATCGCACTCCGGACAATGTCGATGGCCAGGTCGACAAGGGCGTCGACGCCGCGCGCGACAAGTTCGGGCTCGGCGGCGAGGACGACAAGGACAAGGACGACTGA
- a CDS encoding copper resistance CopC family protein, giving the protein MTSVISRSAARSTSALAVCVALLFAAMLALPAPAQAHDTLLSTDPADGSTLETSPEAVVFTFSADILDVSPLVRVSDESGDQVAEVTPAVEGPTATATLPEPLPVGTYDIQWRVVSGDGHPIEGTLTLTVEQDPAAEEDAVAGPSDGGGASTEDSEESPQELPTATGDASAQGESEAAEQSEQDGGLSMPVLLGGLAVIVLVVAVAGYAIMRRRD; this is encoded by the coding sequence GTGACCTCAGTGATCAGTCGTTCCGCAGCTCGTTCCACCTCCGCGCTCGCCGTGTGCGTCGCCCTGCTGTTCGCCGCGATGCTCGCTCTGCCGGCGCCCGCGCAGGCGCATGACACCCTGCTCAGCACCGATCCGGCCGACGGCTCCACTCTGGAGACGTCACCCGAGGCGGTCGTCTTCACCTTCTCCGCCGACATCCTCGACGTCAGCCCGCTGGTGCGGGTCTCCGACGAGTCCGGGGACCAGGTCGCCGAGGTCACTCCGGCCGTCGAGGGCCCCACCGCCACCGCGACCCTGCCCGAGCCGCTGCCCGTCGGCACCTACGACATCCAGTGGCGCGTCGTCTCCGGCGACGGCCACCCGATCGAGGGCACCCTGACGCTCACCGTCGAGCAGGACCCCGCCGCCGAGGAGGACGCCGTCGCGGGACCGAGCGACGGGGGCGGCGCGAGCACGGAGGATTCCGAGGAGTCCCCGCAGGAGCTCCCCACCGCCACCGGTGACGCGTCGGCCCAGGGCGAGTCCGAGGCCGCGGAGCAGTCCGAGCAGGACGGCGGCCTGTCGATGCCGGTGCTGCTCGGGGGCCTCGCGGTGATCGTCCTCGTCGTCGCGGTCGCGGGCTACGCGATCATGCGCCGCCGCGACTGA
- a CDS encoding nitrilase-related carbon-nitrogen hydrolase, giving the protein MSSQLHETSATVAAIILAGGASSRLGGTDKTRLPIAGASALERVLRAAPVGRRIVVGPSGEDGDVLAERHGARFVLEDPPRSGPLAALERGVAEFSEGADEATVLVLGGDMPMLRPETLAALAAASAESSSVAALEAEDGHLQFLGAAWPLGRLRAALTAVERAEGGWADLSLRRLYAQLADQELVTLPATGAEGADIDTPDALAQVRRVAGPRIALAQIEVSEEVRATLDTVRSAVAEAAEEGAHLVLLPEATLTPFGTDLRAAAVAHHEEFAQVVQELAEEHGVVVVAGSFTPTDDGRVHNTVIVRGPNWDPHLDYRKIHLFDAFGADESRTVAPGDELITFDLAGTRFGVATCYDVRFPEQFTALAQHGAQAILLPLAWKDGPGKREQLQLLLRARALDSTTVVLAADQSPPPSYSGPAARGIGRSAVVGPLGRIRQELGREPGLLLVDLDLEEVEAARAALPVLRHHVELPRL; this is encoded by the coding sequence ATGTCCAGCCAGCTGCACGAGACCTCCGCCACCGTCGCCGCGATCATCCTGGCCGGAGGTGCGTCCTCGCGCCTCGGCGGCACCGATAAGACGCGTCTGCCGATCGCCGGGGCGAGCGCGCTGGAGAGGGTGCTGCGCGCCGCCCCCGTCGGCCGCCGCATCGTGGTGGGTCCCAGCGGCGAGGACGGGGACGTGCTCGCCGAGCGCCACGGAGCCCGCTTCGTGCTCGAGGACCCGCCCAGGTCGGGCCCGCTGGCCGCGCTCGAGCGGGGGGTCGCCGAGTTCTCCGAGGGCGCCGACGAGGCGACCGTGCTGGTGCTCGGCGGCGACATGCCGATGCTGCGCCCCGAGACCCTCGCGGCGCTCGCCGCCGCCAGTGCCGAGAGCTCGAGCGTCGCGGCACTGGAGGCGGAGGACGGCCACCTCCAGTTCCTCGGTGCCGCCTGGCCGCTGGGCCGGCTGCGCGCGGCACTGACCGCGGTCGAGCGTGCGGAGGGAGGCTGGGCCGACCTCAGCCTGCGCCGGCTGTACGCGCAGCTGGCCGATCAGGAGCTGGTGACGCTGCCGGCCACCGGCGCGGAGGGCGCGGACATCGACACCCCGGACGCTCTCGCACAGGTGCGGCGCGTGGCCGGTCCGCGCATCGCGCTGGCTCAGATCGAGGTCTCCGAGGAGGTGAGGGCCACCCTCGACACCGTGCGCTCCGCGGTGGCCGAGGCGGCCGAGGAGGGCGCCCACCTGGTGCTGCTGCCGGAGGCGACCCTCACCCCCTTCGGCACGGACCTGCGCGCGGCCGCCGTGGCGCACCACGAGGAGTTCGCCCAGGTGGTCCAGGAGCTCGCCGAGGAGCATGGCGTGGTGGTGGTCGCCGGCTCCTTCACCCCCACCGACGACGGGCGGGTCCACAACACCGTGATCGTGCGCGGCCCGAACTGGGACCCGCATCTCGACTACCGCAAGATCCACCTCTTCGACGCCTTCGGCGCGGATGAGTCCCGCACCGTCGCCCCGGGCGATGAGCTGATCACCTTCGATCTCGCCGGAACCCGGTTCGGGGTCGCGACCTGCTACGACGTGCGCTTCCCGGAGCAGTTCACGGCGCTCGCCCAGCACGGTGCCCAGGCGATCCTGCTCCCGCTGGCCTGGAAGGACGGGCCCGGCAAGCGCGAACAGCTCCAGCTGCTGCTGCGCGCCCGCGCCCTGGACTCCACCACCGTCGTCCTCGCCGCGGACCAGTCGCCGCCCCCGAGCTACTCCGGCCCCGCCGCCCGCGGGATCGGTCGCAGCGCCGTCGTCGGCCCGCTGGGTCGGATCCGCCAGGAGCTCGGGCGGGAGCCCGGGCTGCTGCTGGTGGACCTCGACCTCGAGGAGGTCGAGGCCGCACGCGCCGCGCTGCCCGTGCTGCGCCATCATGTGGAGCTGCCACGGCTGTGA
- a CDS encoding IclR family transcriptional regulator, with amino-acid sequence MASTTGNESPVRSGSPVATAMAILRCFTAQHPVLGVVDIAEQVGLHKSSVSRMLPTLESEGLVERDPYSQKYRLSLGLLQVAGSLLSDLDIRRAAAPVLAEVTEATGETSSLLLWDGDGAATVEQVPSRRAVKHAVELGTRYATPASSSVRIFLREMSGEARATALERLDTDEEALAALSRDDDERCAVNDGLTVPDEVGIAAAVRDHRGDLVGSLLIAAPRYRVDRERLDELRDACGQAAAGITARLGGTAALLP; translated from the coding sequence ATGGCGAGCACCACCGGGAACGAGAGCCCCGTGCGCAGCGGATCCCCCGTCGCGACGGCGATGGCGATCCTGCGCTGTTTCACGGCCCAGCACCCGGTGCTCGGCGTGGTCGATATCGCCGAGCAGGTCGGGCTGCACAAGTCCTCGGTCTCCCGGATGCTGCCGACGCTGGAGTCCGAGGGACTCGTCGAGCGGGATCCCTACTCCCAGAAGTACCGGCTGAGCCTCGGCCTGCTGCAGGTCGCGGGCTCGCTGCTGTCCGATCTGGACATCCGCCGCGCCGCCGCGCCGGTGCTCGCCGAGGTCACCGAGGCGACGGGGGAGACCAGCTCCCTGCTGCTGTGGGACGGCGACGGCGCGGCGACCGTCGAGCAGGTGCCCTCCCGGCGCGCCGTCAAGCACGCGGTCGAGCTCGGCACCCGCTACGCGACGCCGGCCTCGAGCTCCGTGCGCATCTTCCTGCGGGAGATGAGCGGAGAGGCCCGCGCCACGGCCCTGGAGCGTCTCGATACCGACGAGGAGGCTCTGGCCGCGCTCTCCCGCGATGACGACGAGCGGTGCGCCGTCAACGACGGGCTCACCGTCCCCGACGAGGTGGGGATCGCTGCCGCGGTGCGGGATCATCGGGGCGATCTCGTCGGTTCGCTGCTGATCGCGGCCCCGCGATATCGCGTGGACCGGGAGCGGCTGGACGAGCTGCGCGATGCGTGCGGGCAGGCGGCGGCCGGCATCACGGCCCGGCTCGGCGGCACGGCTGCACTGCTGCCCTGA
- a CDS encoding cupin domain-containing protein, producing MDPVDRRGRYAVEFAMHGGRGPLSVEHHFAGDSQLMAAVQTWTLGPGAFEGMHTHDDPPLEELYLVTEGRARIRQDGESFELGPGDSLRSPAATPHDLANIGKGSLRVVVIWGPPGTFDQSGFGSFRRALEARRAADA from the coding sequence ATGGACCCCGTCGACCGCCGAGGCCGGTACGCCGTCGAGTTCGCGATGCACGGGGGTCGGGGGCCGCTGAGCGTCGAGCACCACTTCGCGGGTGACTCACAGCTCATGGCCGCTGTCCAGACCTGGACGCTCGGACCCGGTGCCTTCGAGGGCATGCACACCCACGACGACCCGCCCCTCGAGGAGCTCTACCTGGTCACGGAAGGAAGGGCCCGAATCCGTCAGGACGGCGAGAGCTTCGAGCTGGGACCCGGCGACAGTCTCCGCAGCCCGGCGGCCACCCCGCACGACCTCGCCAACATCGGCAAGGGATCGCTGCGGGTCGTGGTGATCTGGGGACCTCCGGGCACCTTCGACCAGAGCGGCTTCGGCTCCTTTCGGCGGGCGCTCGAGGCCCGTCGTGCGGCGGACGCGTAG